The DNA region TGTCCCAACCCGCAAGACTTCCGTATTCGTGATCGGCGAAAGCCCATTCCTGCCTTGGGTCATATCCTCGAGATAGAGCACAAGATTCGCCTCAGAGATGATCCGCTCGGCCCGCCGTACGCCCTCGCGTTCAACGACCTCATCTGTATCGCGCAAACCAGCCGTGTCATAAAGCTTTACGAGGAAACCATTGATATCGAGATCGACGTGAAGAACATCACGCGTCGTTCCCGCTATATTCGTCACAATAGCAACCTCTCGCTGCGCAAGCGCATTCATCAAGGTCGACTTTCCGGCATTTGGCGCGCCTGCAATGACGACTTTGAAACCATCGCGAATGATCTCGCCCGCCTGCGCGTGCGCGAGGTGGTTCTCTACCTCGGCATGCAGTTGAGCGATATCATCCCACACCAGAGCTGAAACCGAGCCGGGCACGTCATCTTCATCGGCAAAGTCGAGTTCAGCTTCAATCAGAGCACGAGCCCGCGTCAATCGTTCCGCCCACGAATCGTATAGCTCGGATAGTTTGCCCTGGCTATGCTCGACCGCCAGGCGCCTTTGCATCTCCGTCTCTGCGGCAATCAGATCCGCCAGACCCTCAATCTCGACGAGGTCAAGTTTGCCGTTTTCAAACGCCCGCCGCGAGAACTCACCCTCCTCAGCCATCCGCACGCCCTCAATCGCCTCTAGTTCCTCAAAGAGGGCATGAATGACGGCTCGACTCCCATGAAGCTGGAGCTCGGCGCAGTCTTCGCCCGTAAAAGAATCTGGCGATGGAAAGAAGAGTGCCAGGCCGCTGTCTATAACCGAACCGTTACGGGAGCGAATCGTTCGCAGGGACGCCCTGCGTGGCGGTGGGGTGTCGCCGATCAGCAGTCGCAAGGCATCGCGCGTCTTCACACCACTGAGGCGGACAACCGCAACGCCGGAAGGAACAGCTCCACTCGATAGCGCATAAATGGTTTCGTTCGACATCCTCGACCACTCTGGCCACGCTCGGATTCCTCATAAGCGAAAGCCGGCCATCGCGAAACGGCCGGCTTTATGTCAGGAATCCGGCTATCTGTTATGTATTCATAGAGTCGAAGAAGTCCGGATTGCTCTTCGTCTGCTTCAGCTTGTCGATGAGAAACTCGATAGCGTCGGTTGTTCCCATCGGAGCAAGAATACGTCGAAGCACGAAGATCTTCTGCAGATCCTGGCGCGGAACAAGCAGCTCCTCCTTACGCGTGCCGGACTTCAGAATATCCATCGCCGGGAAGATGCGCTTGTCGGCCACCTTACGGTCGAGAACGATTTCCGAGTTACCGGTTCCCTTGAATTCTTCGAAGATGACTTCATCCATGCGGCTGCCGGTATCAATGAGCGCCGTCGCGATAATCGTCAGAGAGCCGCCTTCTTCGATGTTACGGGCAGCGCCGAAGAAGCGCTTCGGCCGTTGCAGAGCGTTGGCATCAACACCACCGGTCAGAACCTTGCCGGACGACGGCACAACGGTGTTGTAGGCGCGGCCAAGGCGCGTGATCGAATCGAGCAGGATGATGACATCACGGCCGTGCTCGACGAGCCGCTTCGCCTTCTCGATCACCATCTCAGCGACCTGCACGTGACGGACCGCCGGCTCGTCGAAGGTTGAAGAAATGACTTCGCCGCGCACTGAACGCTGCATGTCCGTCACTTCCTCCGGCCGCTCGTCAATCAGCAGAACGATAAGGTAGCATTCCGGATGATTTGCGGTGATCGAATGTGCGATATTCTGTAGAAGAACAGTCTTACCGGTCCTGGGCGGAGCGACGATGAGGCCACGCTGGCCCTTACCGAGCGGCGCGACAAGGTCGATGACGCGCGCAGACAGATCCTTCGATGTCGGAACATCGAGCTCCATCTTGAAACGTTCATTGGGATAAAGCGGCGTGAGGTTATCAAAGTGGACCTTATGGCGGATCTTTTCCGGATCTTCGAAATTGATCGTGTTCACCTTGAGCAGGGCGAAATAGCGCTCGCCTTCCTTGGGACCACGGATCGGTCCCTCGACCGTATCGCCGGTTTTCAGAGAGAAGCGGCGGATCTGCGATGGAGAGATGTAAATATCGTCTGGACCCGGGAGGTAGTTAGCGTTTGCCGAACGCAGGAAGCCGAAACCATCTTGCAGGACTTCCACGACGCCTTCGCCGATGATCTCTACATCCTGGCTCGCGAGAACCTTCAGGATTGCAAACATCAATTCCTGTTTGCGCATGGTGCTTGCATTTTCGACCTCGAGCGATTCGGCGAACGCCAGAAGATCGGTCGGGGATTTGCTCTTAAGTTCCTGAAGCTTCATTTCAGCCATGAAGTGACCATTACTCTGTATTTCGAAGGGGGGAAGGCTATGTTGCGTCGTTTCGGTGTTGCGAAAGGGCTCGCAGACGACTGAACTCAAAACACATGCCACGAAGATGAGATGCGCGGAAAATAGCGACTAAGCTGAGATGCCGCAAGGGGGCTGTTTAAAATGAAGTAAATTAAAGCGGCGCCCGCTCAAAACGGCTTAACGACAACCAGGATGACGATGAGGATCATGAGTAGCGTCGGTGCCTCGTTCATGAATCTCCAATATCGCGCCGTGCGCCGGTTTTCATCCCGTGCAAAAGCATCGACCGCGCGACTGAAGAACAAGTGAACGGCCGTCAAGAGCACGACGAGGGCGATCTTGGCATGAAGCCACGCACCCTGAAAACCGTAGACAGACCAAGCCAGATACAGACCGAAAACCCAGGTCAGCATCATCGCCGGGTTCATGACGATCTTCAGCAGGCGCCGTTCCATGACCTTGAAGGTTTCCGACTGTACGGAACCTGGTTCCGCGTCGGTATGGTAGATGAAGAGCCTCGGCATATAGAACAGCCCGGCCATCCAGGAGATGACCGCAATGATGTGCAGTGCCTTGATCCAAAGGTAGAGATTGGCCGGGTTCCATGCAAATAGCCCGACGGCAAGCAGCGCAAAAAAGGCGAGGGCGAAATGTGCCCGTCGCCGCGCATAGCTTCCTGGTCGCTCATCCGTCTGCTTTTCCATCATTCAATTCCCGCCACGGCGAACGCGTTTGACAAGCAGACGGACGTTTTCCGGATCGGCCTGCGGCGTAATTCCGTGGCCGAGGTTGAAGATCAACGGTCCGCCGCCAAGGTGCATCATGATGTCGTCGATACCCTCCTCAAGCGCGCGCCCACCGGCGACGACGCGCATGGGATCGAGATTGCCTTGGACCGGCCCTTCCTTCTGAAGCTCGGCAGCGAATTCAAGTGGAACGGACCAATCAAGCCCAATCGCGTCAGCATCGGTCTTCTGCCTGTAGGTTTTCAGAAGATAACCTGCACCTTTGGCAAAGGCGATGACCCGAGCCTTCGGGCGCTGCGCTTTGACGCGGGCAATGATCCGAGCAACTGGCTTGACGGCAAAAGCCTCAAATTCCTTTTCTCCAAGAACGCCTGCCCAGGAATCGAAAATCTGCACTGCATCGGCGCCGGCATCGATCTGCGCTACCAGATACTCGGCAGAGATGTCCGCAAGCAGCATGAGCAGTCGTTCAAACGCTTTTGGATGCTGGTAGGCAAAAAGCCTCGCCGGCGCCTGATCAGGCGTGCCGTGCCCTGCGATCATGTAAGTCGCCACCGTCCAGGGCGCACCGCAAAAGCCGAGAAGTGTCGTTTCTTCCGGGAGTTCCGTGCGCAACCGGCGCACTGTCTCGAACACCGGCTTCAGATAGTCGATAACACCATCAGCAGCCAGACGTGAAATTCCAGCCTCGTCGATCGGGTCCATTTCCGGACCATGGCCTTCCGTGAAACGCACATTGCGCTTCATGGCATCCGGAATGACAAGAATATCAGAGAAGAGGATCGCCGCATCGAAGCCGTAGCGGCGGATGGGCTGCAGTGTCACTTCGACAGCGTGCTCCGGTGAATAGCAGAGGTCGAGGAAGCTTCCTGCCTTTGCACGCGTTTCTCGATACTCCGGCAGATAACGGCCTGCTTGTCTCATAAGCCAGATCGGAGGAGGGGAGAGAGTTTCACCGTCGAGAACTCTCATGATTTTCCGGCGCGTTTCGCTCAAGCGCTTCGTCCCTTTAAGAATCTAAAGATATTTTAAAAGGTTTCTATTTCTTAGAGTCGGTGTCTATCAAGGATTAAAATCCATCCACTGCTGATACAATTTGTTACGCGCATCAAAGATATCAGGACAATATCGATCGCATTCCATCGTAGATTTTGGAGAAGTTCGAATCTAAAAATGATTCCAGAAACTTGCCTCGAAGGGTGAGGCGGCGTTGTCTGTGGATATCCTGTGTATTCCAGATGAGTTCTTTAACGCCGATCACAAAATCCACAGACTGCCCTGTGGTGCTCTCCAGAAAATCCGAAATGTGGATAAGGGGCCACGTTTTCCCTTGCCTGAAGCCATGCCGGTCCCTTAGCTCTCTATCATCCAGTCTTTTCAACAGGCAGCGGAAAATAGCGTGGAGAACCGCACGAACTTCTTCCATCTGCATCTGATTTCTGACTCGACCGGTGAGACTCTGATCTCAGCCGGTCGTGCCGCGTCCGCCCAGTTCAAATCCGCTCAGCCGGTAGAACATGTCTATCCGTTGATACGGAATCGTAAGCAGCTGTTTGCTGTTCTCGATGCGATCGACAACGAGCCGGGCATCGTCCTCTACACGGTCGTCGATCGGGAACTTGCGGGGCTGATCGATGAGAGATGCGTGGAAATGGGCGTCGCCTCGGTCAATGTGCTTGAGCCTGTGATGGCCGCTTTCCAGCTTTATCTCGGTGCTCCGTTGCGGCGTCGCGTCGGTGCCCAGCACGTGATGAATGCCGGGTATTTTGCGCGTATCGAGGCGCTCAATTTCACCATGGATCACGACGATGGGCAGATGCCCGAGGATTACAACGACGCCGACGTCGTCATCATCGGCATCAGCAGGACATCGAAAACACCGACGAGTATCTATCTCGCCAATCGCGGCATCAAGACAGCGAACATTCCGATCGTCTACGATGTGCCCTTGCCGGAAGCGCTTTTCACTGCAACGAGGCCGTTGATCGTCTGTCTCATCGCAACGACGGATCGGATATCGCAGGTGCGTGAAAACCGGGTGCTTGGTGTGACACCTGGCTTCGATCGTAGCCAATATACGGATCGAGCAGCGATCTCCGAAGAACTAAAATATGCCCGCTCTCTTTGCGCGCGCCATAATTGGCCGTTGATCGATGTGACCCGTCGTTCCATCGAAGAGACGGCGGCCGCAATCGTTGCCCTGCGCCCCAAGCTGCGCTAAGCGCTGATATTATGAATCTTGAGCTAAGAGACGCATGACATCGAAACTGATTCTCGCCTCGTCCAGTCCATTCCGGCGGATGCTGCTCGCGAACGCCGGTCTGGAGTTTGAAGCGCATGCGGCAAAGATCGACGAGCGGGCGATCGAAGCACCGCTCGAAAGAGAGGGCGCATCTCCAGACACTGTCGCCTCGGTGCTTGCTAGGGCCAAGGCGGAGGAGGTGAGCAGCCGGTTTCCGGATTCTCTCGTCATCGGCTCGGATCAGACCATGTCGCTTCGTGATCACGTGTTTCACAAGCCGCACAACATGGCTGACGCCGCCAATCATCTGAGAGTACTTTCGGGGCAAACACATCGTCTGAACAGTGCGATCGCTATCATCGGAAATGGTGCGCTTCTATGGGAGCACGTGTCACACGCGTCGCTGACGATGCGCGTTCTGTCGGCGGATTTCATATCGCGCCATCTGGCAAGAGTTGGCGACAAGGCGCTCGGCAGCGTTGGCGCCTATCAGCTGGAAGGCGAGGGAATTCAACTTTTCGACCGGATCGACGGCGACTATTTCACGATCCTTGGCCTGCCAATGTTGCCGCTGCTTCAGAAACTAAGGGAATTGGGCGCGATCGATGGATGATTCACGTGAAACATTCGGCCCGAATGCTTTCGTTACCGGCTTCCCGGTGCGGCACTCACGCTCGCCCTTGATCCACGGATACTGGCTGAAAAAGCTTGGACTTCGCGGTAGCTACCGCCCATACGAGGTTGCTCCCGCCGATTTTGCGGCATTCATGGGATCGCTCAAGGATCAAAGCTCCCAATTTATCGGCGGCAATGTCACCATCCCACACAAGGAGATGGCCTGTCGGCTCGCCGACAGGCCGGACGAACTCTCCCAGGAACTCGGTGCTTCCAACACGTTATGGCTGGCGGAAGGAAAACTCCATTCGACCAATACCGACGGGCAGGGATTTACCGCGAACCTGGACGCGCGCCACCCTGGCTGGGATAAACATGACACCGTAGTAATACTCGGGGCAGGTGGGGCGAGCCGCGCGGTCATACAGGCAGTCCGCGACCGCGGCTTTCGGGAGATTCATGTCGTCAATCGAACCGCTGCTCGTGCGCAGGAACTTGCCGATCGCTTCGGTGAGAAAGTCCATGCACATCCAATGGGAGCACTCGCGGAGGTCATGAAAGGAGCGGGGCTTTTCGTCAATACGACATCGCTCGGCATGGACGGCGAAACGGCACCGGCAATCGATTTCCTGCCACTCGACGAAAATGCAGTCGTCACCGATATCGTCTATGTGCCGCTGAAGACATCTTTGTTGAAACAAGCCGAGGAACAAGGTTTTGTGATCGTGGATGGACTCGGTATGCTGCTTCACCAGGCAGTGCCGGGCTTTGAGAAATGGTTCGGCAAGCGCCCGGTCGTGGATGACGAGCTTCGTGCGCTCATCGTCGCAGATATGGAAAAGCACTGATGATCCGGATCGGTCTCACGGGTTCCATAGGAATGGGAAAATCAACTGCGGCAAAGCTCTTTGCCGAAGCCGGTATTCCCGTCAACGATTCCGACGCTGTGGTGCATGAGCTGTATGCCGGAGAGGCGGCGCCACTGGTCGAAGCTGAATTCCCTGGCACAGTGAAATATGGCGCTGTCGACCGGCAGGAACTTGGCCGCCAACTTTCGCGCAGACCAGATGGCTTCAAGGCGCTGGAGGCGATCGTGCATCCGTTGGTTCGCAAGCGCGAAGCCGAATTCGTAAAACGCGAGCAAGCGCGAGGATCGGAGATAATCCTGCTCGATATCCCGCTGCTTTTCGAAACGGGTGCCGAAACCCGAGTCGACATAATCGTCGTCGTGAGCTGCGATCCACAGATTCAGCGCGACCGGGTGCTTGCGCGTCCGAACATGACAGAGGAAAAATTCAGTATGATTCGCTCGCGGCAAACCCCGGACGCCGAAAAGCGGGCGCGTGCCGACTATGTCATCGATACGGGGCACGCCATCGAAATAACGCGGGCGAGGGTAAGCGAAATCATCGCGGATCTGAAAGCGCGGATCGCGAAAGGAGATTTCCGGAATGCGTGAAATCATATTCGATACGGAAACCACCGGCCTCGACAGCCGCATCGATCGCATCGTAGAAATCGGCGGCGTCGAGCTTCTGAACCATTTCCCGACCGGCCGCACAATCCATATCTACATCAATCCCGGCAATCAAAAAGTCCATCCCGATGCTCTGGCCGTTCACGGCATTACCGACGAGTTTCTGAAGGAAAAGAGGCCATTTGCCGACGTCGTTGAAGAGATCATCGACTTCTTCGGCGACGCAAAGTGGATCGCACACAACGCAACCTTCGACATGGGATTTGTCAATGCGGAGCTTGCTCGCCTTGGCATGCCGCCGATCTTGCCGGAGAAGGTGGTCGATACGTTATCACTCGCGCGGCGCAAACATCCAATGGGACCGAACTCGCTCGATGCCCTCTGCCGCCGCTATGGTATAGACAACTCGCACCGCACAAAACACGGTGCACTTCTCGACTCGGAGCTGCTCGCCGAGGTCTATATCGAAATGATCGGAGGGCGTCAGACCGCTCTTGGTTTGAGTGTTGCTGCTGCAACTGGGTCAGGCGACGCCGAGATTATTCTGGACGAGACCGTCGACATCGTTTTGAAGCGGCCCCGCCCCCTCGCGCCACGCCTCAGCGAAGCAGAAGCTCAGGCTCACGACGCATTGATTGCTGCGCTCGGCAGCAAAGGCATCTGGGCCAAATACGATCGTCCAAATTAAAAATGCCCGGGCTTTCACCCGGGCACTGCAGTCTAATCAGGTACTTCGAACTCAGTTTGTCTGCACCTTTGCGCGCGTCTGCTCTTCAGCGACGCGTTGCGCAAACATCTGTGCGAAGTCGATCGGGTCGATCATCAACGGCGGGAAGCCGCCATTGCGCGTAACATCGGCAATGATCTGGCGGGCAAACGGGAAGAGCATGCGCGGGCATTCAATAAAGAGAACCGGAAGCATGTGTTCCTGCGGGAAGCCGGCAACGCGGAAGACACCACCATAGACGAGTTCGGCGTGAAAGACCGTCTTGTCGCCATCCTTGGCCTCGGCGTTGAGCGACAGCACAACGTCGAAATCGCTATCCGAAAGCGGATTGGCATTGACGTTGACGCTGATATTGATCGCCGGAGCCTTGTCGCGCGCCTGAAGCGAACGCGGCGCGCCGGGATTTTCGAAGGAAAGATCCTTCGTGTACTGAGCGAGAATTGTGAGGCTCGGGCTTGTCGTGCCGCTGCCGTTGTTTTCATCAGCCATTGGATTTTCCTCGAGGGGCATTGAATGGTGCCGCCATCTAACATTTCGGGAAAAGGCTTACAACCCTAGGCGAACCCGTCTCTACTCGCCAAGCCGCTTGCCGGACCAAGGAGAATCTTTGTTCGGCTCGCGGCGGTAGTCGTCCTCATCAAGATCGACGACTTTTGAGTCCGGCTTGGATCGGTTGCCGGATTCGGATGATTGCGATGCCGCAAAGCCCTTCTTCGTTCCAACGATAACGAATCGCTTGCGGATGTAGTTCCAGGCAAGGTCACGAATGGCGGGGATGAAAAGCAGGATGGCGATGACATCCGAAATAAATC from Rhizobium sullae includes:
- a CDS encoding shikimate dehydrogenase produces the protein MDDSRETFGPNAFVTGFPVRHSRSPLIHGYWLKKLGLRGSYRPYEVAPADFAAFMGSLKDQSSQFIGGNVTIPHKEMACRLADRPDELSQELGASNTLWLAEGKLHSTNTDGQGFTANLDARHPGWDKHDTVVILGAGGASRAVIQAVRDRGFREIHVVNRTAARAQELADRFGEKVHAHPMGALAEVMKGAGLFVNTTSLGMDGETAPAIDFLPLDENAVVTDIVYVPLKTSLLKQAEEQGFVIVDGLGMLLHQAVPGFEKWFGKRPVVDDELRALIVADMEKH
- the coaE gene encoding dephospho-CoA kinase (Dephospho-CoA kinase (CoaE) performs the final step in coenzyme A biosynthesis.), producing the protein MIRIGLTGSIGMGKSTAAKLFAEAGIPVNDSDAVVHELYAGEAAPLVEAEFPGTVKYGAVDRQELGRQLSRRPDGFKALEAIVHPLVRKREAEFVKREQARGSEIILLDIPLLFETGAETRVDIIVVVSCDPQIQRDRVLARPNMTEEKFSMIRSRQTPDAEKRARADYVIDTGHAIEITRARVSEIIADLKARIAKGDFRNA
- a CDS encoding Maf-like protein; amino-acid sequence: MTSKLILASSSPFRRMLLANAGLEFEAHAAKIDERAIEAPLEREGASPDTVASVLARAKAEEVSSRFPDSLVIGSDQTMSLRDHVFHKPHNMADAANHLRVLSGQTHRLNSAIAIIGNGALLWEHVSHASLTMRVLSADFISRHLARVGDKALGSVGAYQLEGEGIQLFDRIDGDYFTILGLPMLPLLQKLRELGAIDG
- the secB gene encoding protein-export chaperone SecB; this encodes MADENNGSGTTSPSLTILAQYTKDLSFENPGAPRSLQARDKAPAINISVNVNANPLSDSDFDVVLSLNAEAKDGDKTVFHAELVYGGVFRVAGFPQEHMLPVLFIECPRMLFPFARQIIADVTRNGGFPPLMIDPIDFAQMFAQRVAEEQTRAKVQTN
- a CDS encoding pyruvate, water dikinase regulatory protein is translated as MENRTNFFHLHLISDSTGETLISAGRAASAQFKSAQPVEHVYPLIRNRKQLFAVLDAIDNEPGIVLYTVVDRELAGLIDERCVEMGVASVNVLEPVMAAFQLYLGAPLRRRVGAQHVMNAGYFARIEALNFTMDHDDGQMPEDYNDADVVIIGISRTSKTPTSIYLANRGIKTANIPIVYDVPLPEALFTATRPLIVCLIATTDRISQVRENRVLGVTPGFDRSQYTDRAAISEELKYARSLCARHNWPLIDVTRRSIEETAAAIVALRPKLR
- the hemJ gene encoding protoporphyrinogen oxidase HemJ; the encoded protein is MEKQTDERPGSYARRRAHFALAFFALLAVGLFAWNPANLYLWIKALHIIAVISWMAGLFYMPRLFIYHTDAEPGSVQSETFKVMERRLLKIVMNPAMMLTWVFGLYLAWSVYGFQGAWLHAKIALVVLLTAVHLFFSRAVDAFARDENRRTARYWRFMNEAPTLLMILIVILVVVKPF
- the rho gene encoding transcription termination factor Rho, encoding MAEMKLQELKSKSPTDLLAFAESLEVENASTMRKQELMFAILKVLASQDVEIIGEGVVEVLQDGFGFLRSANANYLPGPDDIYISPSQIRRFSLKTGDTVEGPIRGPKEGERYFALLKVNTINFEDPEKIRHKVHFDNLTPLYPNERFKMELDVPTSKDLSARVIDLVAPLGKGQRGLIVAPPRTGKTVLLQNIAHSITANHPECYLIVLLIDERPEEVTDMQRSVRGEVISSTFDEPAVRHVQVAEMVIEKAKRLVEHGRDVIILLDSITRLGRAYNTVVPSSGKVLTGGVDANALQRPKRFFGAARNIEEGGSLTIIATALIDTGSRMDEVIFEEFKGTGNSEIVLDRKVADKRIFPAMDILKSGTRKEELLVPRQDLQKIFVLRRILAPMGTTDAIEFLIDKLKQTKSNPDFFDSMNT
- the mnmE gene encoding tRNA uridine-5-carboxymethylaminomethyl(34) synthesis GTPase MnmE; translation: MSNETIYALSSGAVPSGVAVVRLSGVKTRDALRLLIGDTPPPRRASLRTIRSRNGSVIDSGLALFFPSPDSFTGEDCAELQLHGSRAVIHALFEELEAIEGVRMAEEGEFSRRAFENGKLDLVEIEGLADLIAAETEMQRRLAVEHSQGKLSELYDSWAERLTRARALIEAELDFADEDDVPGSVSALVWDDIAQLHAEVENHLAHAQAGEIIRDGFKVVIAGAPNAGKSTLMNALAQREVAIVTNIAGTTRDVLHVDLDINGFLVKLYDTAGLRDTDEVVEREGVRRAERIISEANLVLYLEDMTQGRNGLSPITNTEVLRVGTKADISAATGPVAYDLTISAVTDVGLFALRAAIAERLERQVSSHSLAIPSRRRQRDSLTECLEAIGAALADPSAGLDIRAENLRIAGNALGRITGRVDVDNLLDIIFSEFCIGK
- the hemE gene encoding uroporphyrinogen decarboxylase; translated protein: MSETRRKIMRVLDGETLSPPPIWLMRQAGRYLPEYRETRAKAGSFLDLCYSPEHAVEVTLQPIRRYGFDAAILFSDILVIPDAMKRNVRFTEGHGPEMDPIDEAGISRLAADGVIDYLKPVFETVRRLRTELPEETTLLGFCGAPWTVATYMIAGHGTPDQAPARLFAYQHPKAFERLLMLLADISAEYLVAQIDAGADAVQIFDSWAGVLGEKEFEAFAVKPVARIIARVKAQRPKARVIAFAKGAGYLLKTYRQKTDADAIGLDWSVPLEFAAELQKEGPVQGNLDPMRVVAGGRALEEGIDDIMMHLGGGPLIFNLGHGITPQADPENVRLLVKRVRRGGN
- the dnaQ gene encoding DNA polymerase III subunit epsilon; protein product: MREIIFDTETTGLDSRIDRIVEIGGVELLNHFPTGRTIHIYINPGNQKVHPDALAVHGITDEFLKEKRPFADVVEEIIDFFGDAKWIAHNATFDMGFVNAELARLGMPPILPEKVVDTLSLARRKHPMGPNSLDALCRRYGIDNSHRTKHGALLDSELLAEVYIEMIGGRQTALGLSVAAATGSGDAEIILDETVDIVLKRPRPLAPRLSEAEAQAHDALIAALGSKGIWAKYDRPN